In Syngnathus acus chromosome 21, fSynAcu1.2, whole genome shotgun sequence, one genomic interval encodes:
- the sucla2 gene encoding succinate--CoA ligase [ADP-forming] subunit beta, mitochondrial, producing MATSLICGRLTASLRNSGPRGALSAASKALAGSSGLLGGHASAPCQQQQQQQRRSLSLHEYMSLGLLKDAGIAVPAGMVAGSSDEAYAVAKQIGSKDLVVKAQVLAGGRGKGTFEGGLKGGVRIVYSPEEARDISSQMIGRKLYTKQTGEAGRICNQVFICERRYPRREYYFAITMERSFQGPVLIGSSQGGVNIEDVAAENPDAIVKEPIDIVEGIKMEQALKVAQKMGFPQPLQTEAAENMIKLYDVFIKYDASMLEINPMVEDSSGIVMCMDAKINFDSNAAYRQKKVFDLQDWTQEDPRDRQAAKADLNYIGLDGTIGCLVNGAGLAMATMDIIKLHGGTPANFLDVGGGATAHQVTEAFKLITSDRKVQAILVNIFGGIMRCDVIAQGIIMAVRDLDLKIPIVVRLQGTRVDDAKALIAASPLKILACDDLDEAAKMVVRLSEIVSLAKEAQVDITFQLPI from the exons ATGGCGACGTCCCTGATCTGCGGCCGCTTGACGGCAAGCCTGAGGAACTCGGGGCCCAGAGGCGCTCTTAGCGCCGCTTCCAAG GCTCTGGCGGGCTCTTCAGGTCTGCTGGGAGGCCACGCGTCGGCGCCgtgtcagcagcagcagcagcagcaacggAGGAGCCTGTCCCTCCATGAGTACATGAGCCTCGGCCTGTTGAAGGACGCCGGCATCGCGGTCCCCGCCGGCATGGTGGCCGGCTCCTCGGACGAGGCCTACGCCGTTGCCAAGCAGATCG GTTCCAAAGACCTGGTGGTGAAGGCTCAGGTGCTGGCAGGCGGACGAGGAAAAGGAACGTTCGAGGGCGGACTGAAGGGAGGCGTCCGGATCGTCTACTc GCCCGAGGAGGCGCGGGACATTTCCTCCCAGATGATTGGCCGCAAGTTGTACACCAAGCAGACGGGCGAGGCGGGTCGCATCTGCAACCAGGTCTTCATCTGCGAGCGGCGCTACCCGCGCCGGGAGTACTACTTCGCCATCACCATGGAGAGGTCCTTCCAG GGCCCCGTGTTGATCGGCAGCTCGCAGGGGGGCGTCAACATCGAGGACGTGGCGGCGGAAAACCCCGACGCCATCGTCAAGGAGCCCATCGACATCGTGGAGGGCATCAAGATGGAGCAGGCGCTCAAG GTGGCGCAGAAGATGGGCTTTCCGCAGCCGCTGCAGACGGAGGCGGCCGAGAACATGATCAAGCTCTACGACGTCTTCATCAAGTACGACGCGTCCATGCTGGAGATCAACCCCATGGTGGAGGACTCCTCGGGCATTG TCATGTGCATGGATGCCAAGATCAACTTTGACTCCAACGCCGCCTACCGGCAGAAGAAGGTGTTTGACCTACAAGACTGGACCCAGGAGGACCCGCGCGACCGGCAGGCGGCCAAAGCCGACCTCAACTACATCGGCTTGGACGGAACCATCGGCTGCCTGG tGAACGGCGCCGGCCTGGCCATGGCCACCATGGACATCATCAAACTGCACGGGGGCACGCCCGCCAACTTCTTGGACGTGGGCGGCGGGGCCACCGCCCACCAGGTCACCGAGGCCTTCAAGCTCATCACGTCCGACAGGAAG GTTCAGGCCATTTTGGTCAACATCTTCGGAGGCATCATGAGGTGCGACGTCATCGCCCAGGGCATCATCATGGCCGTCCGCGACCTCGACCTCAAGATCCCCATCGTGGTGCGACTGCAAG GCACGCGTGTGGATGACGCCAAAGCTCTGATTGCCGCCAGCCCGCTGAAAATCCTGGCCTGCGATGACCTGGACGAAGCTGCAAAAATG GTGGTGAGGCTTTCGGAAATCGTTTCGCTGGCGAAGGAAGCGCAAGTGGACATTACCTTCCAGCTTCCCATCTGA